From the genome of Solanum stenotomum isolate F172 chromosome 5, ASM1918654v1, whole genome shotgun sequence:
AAGTTTCTCAAAGTAAAGCTCCCATCTGATGGCGAGAAGGTTTGGTGGCAGGAGTTTGATGTTACCCCACGCCAACTGGAGGGTTGGTGTCTTGCCTTGGATATGTATACTTTATGAAATTTGTGGTATTGGATAAACCCAGTCTGGTTTACTTTCAAGGATTGCCACATCAGTACATGGAAATGTTCTGAAATGAgccttttgattatttttttctaattgagGACTAAATTTTGATTGGGCGGGAGGGAGTGTTGAGTACAGTCAGTCATGCAATAGATCTTCTCTATCTTACTTGTATTATTTACCCTTGCAGAGGTGAGCAATCAAATGCTAGAATTGTATGAGCAAAATAGAGTACCACCTCAGGCTAGTGAAGCAGAAGGAAGTGCTGGTGGAAATCAAAGGCCTTCTGGAAAATCTTCAGCCGCACAAGAAGAGCATGGTGCAAATAACAGCAACTCCCTGGGTGGAGGTGCTAATACAAATGCAGGAAGCTCCAATCCTGCATCCTCTAGGGAAACTCCTGATCAACCGTATGCTGATAATCACAGTGGCCTTACAAGGACAGCTCAAAATAGCAATAATGACTATGGAAGTGCTGAACATAACTTTTCAGACGGTATTGGGGATGGTGAGATGAATGATAGACAGACCCATGAAAGAGAGCAGGTGTCTTATCAGGGTAGTACAGCAGAGGTACAAAGTAGATCAAGGTATGGTTCTGAGAGCAACACTGAAGATGATCAGGAAGGGAACACTAGGAAAACTGAACCAAGGCATAAAGGGGAATCAAAGGAAAAGTACCATGGTAGAGCCCTGGAGAACATGGATGGTGCAGTTGGCCAGTCACCACAAGAAGTTAGAAAGATAGATAAAGACAAGGTCAAAGCAGCTGTCGAGAACAAGGTCAAGGCAGCATTGGAGAAACGCAGGAAGTCTCAAGGGGATGTAACCAAGAAAACTGATGTTATGGATGACGATGATCTCATTGAGAGAGAATTGGAGGATGGAATAGAACTGTCAGCTGGGAACGAGAAAAACAAGCgggaaagaaaggaaagctgGTCTAAGCCTTCAAACAGGCCAGAGCATGAGAACACATATCACACAAAGCTTCAAGATGAGGCTGGGGATGGACATCACCAAGGGTCAAAGTGGAAGTCTTCACGCGGAGAAGAGCTTGACTACGTTGAAGAAGGGGAACTGGAACCATATGATGATGCTGACAAGGGTTATCGGTCACCAAAGTCAAACAGTAGGAAGAGAAAGGCAAGTAGCCCCTCAGACAAACCGATGGAGGGAAAGCGACATGAGTATTTTCCAGATGATAGAAACAGGCCTGGGAGGCTTGATTATTCTGAGAGGGACCACAAAAGGCACATGCAGGAAAATCATGCTTGAGATGTCTTTTATGCTTGCAGCAGCAGGCTAGTTAGTTCTGTTGAACAATGCTGGACATTCCGATCTGAGGAGTGAGTTTATTTAAGGCTGGCACAGCTATATCCTAAAAATTTTGCCACAACTTCAATTGGTAAACGAGCAACTATTTATAGAACGAAACTGTATAACTATTCTCCGGATGATTTTGAACTGCTACCATATTCAGCTCTCATCATATTTCTGTTTTTGATTACTCAAATATGTTTGTGCAATTTGTAAGAACGGATTCTTTGTAACTGTCCAAGTTGTTAGTGGCCTCCGAAATGTTgtccatttttttcttgtacATTTAATGGGTGAGTTGTCCCTTTTGCCAGTTGCCACTACTGACTTTGCTGTGTGCCTGAATTATATTTCTGCCTACTTGGTGAATCATTTAGGTCCTTGATTTTTCCCATTTCTGTTTATTGAAAACTGAATTATGATCATTGAATATGTATACATGATATATTCAGTTTAGGTATAGTAATTCTTTAGATCATTTATGGAATATTCAGTCTAGGCATAGTAATTCTtgagatcatctcaagagttaTTATGCTCTCTTATGGAGATCATAAATCACTCTAAAATGTATTTATACAAGTCTGGATGCTCTTGTTTAAACAATGACCCTGAAACACTTAAATAAGCTACGCTAGTCATGTCAAACATGGTGAGTATTGGTCACCAAATCATTTCTGATGAAACTAGTAAATTTCAGGGAAATTGAAGCCGTCAACAAAAGCTTAGAATATACtaataatacacacaaaaagtCATCAATTTCATGAACCTGAAACGACATAATAAATGATGTTACTCATGTCAAACATGGTGATTGGTGAGTAGTGGTCATCCAAACTGGCTCCCGATAAACCCACCAAATTCTATGCGAATCGGAGTCGTCAACCAAATTCAGAAAACATGTACTAATATACACAAAAAGCAATCAGATTCATGAGTTCAAGTTTCATGACCCTGAAACACCAAAATAAATGAGGCAAGTCTTGTGAATGTAATTGGGGTTTGATAATTACTGTGAAAAGATTGAAAGAGGATGAGGCCATTGGAATTACCTTAGAGCAATTAAGCTTGTATAATAGAAAGGATGAAGTGATATACACTTATATATTCTCTAGAAACCTGGTTCTGAAAAAAACTGAACCAGAAACAATAACATTACTTCATCAACCACGAAAATTTCATCAGTTTCATAATTGCAATTAGTATCTAGTTTGATTTCACCCTACTAAGAATAACCTTAGCCTTGGCAAGGTTAAGAAAAAGGAATAGGATATCTAAATCAGAGAGAGTATCATCTATGTCTAGACATTATGGACTTGACATCATCCAATATCCGAACATAATCAAAAAACAGAGAAGACTCTTTGCCTTCAAGCCCATCCCTGCTCACCCTGTTACTGCCTGCAAGGTTGTTACATGGGCTTCCACCAATCACTAAATCAAATCCCCCAAGCGATTCTATTAATTTCTTCAAGCGATCTCTACTCAGCAGCTGCACATCGTCAAAATGTATGAGATTCCCCCTCTGATTTGTTTGCTCCCACCAGCTTCTCACAATATTCCTGTTCACTTCAGACTTTTCAACTGAAACAACATTATTGAGTGGAACACCGAGACGGTAGAGAGCAACTTCAGCACCACCAATGCCAGAGAAGAGTGATAAGACATTGATTCCATTTGGAAACAAGTCTCTCAACACTGATAAGTGGTACGCCACTGTGTCAACCTAATACAAATATTGATACaagcatcatgtttaaaattacTCCAACCAAAAAAAGAGATTGCATCAATCAATAAAAGTTGTTTCACTATATTCTGCAAACCCAAGATTATGGGGAAAAGGTTAAGGGAGAAGAAAATAAGACTTGAATATATGCAGTGAACATCAAAGAAAGAAGGTTTAGACTAACCTGGAAAGAGTTACCAAGTGACTTGTATCTGTCCGTCCTACTTATACCT
Proteins encoded in this window:
- the LOC125864321 gene encoding cyclin-T1-4-like, with translation MAGLMTGDPSTHHEAYEGGSFRASQERPDENGGRWYLSRKEIEENSPSRLNGIDLKKETYLRKSYCTFLQDLGMRLKVPQVTIATAIIFCHRFFLRQSHSRNDRRTVATVCMFLAGKVEETPRPLKDVILVSYEIIHKKDAAAIQRIKQKEVYEQQKELILSGERVVLATLAFDLNVHHPYKPLVEAIKKFKVAQNALAQVAWNFVNDGLRTSLCLQFKPHHIAAGAIFLAAKFLKVKLPSDGEKVWWQEFDVTPRQLEEVSNQMLELYEQNRVPPQASEAEGSAGGNQRPSGKSSAAQEEHGANNSNSLGGGANTNAGSSNPASSRETPDQPYADNHSGLTRTAQNSNNDYGSAEHNFSDGIGDGEMNDRQTHEREQVSYQGSTAEVQSRSRYGSESNTEDDQEGNTRKTEPRHKGESKEKYHGRALENMDGAVGQSPQEVRKIDKDKVKAAVENKVKAALEKRRKSQGDVTKKTDVMDDDDLIERELEDGIELSAGNEKNKRERKESWSKPSNRPEHENTYHTKLQDEAGDGHHQGSKWKSSRGEELDYVEEGELEPYDDADKGYRSPKSNSRKRKASSPSDKPMEGKRHEYFPDDRNRPGRLDYSERDHKRHMQENHA